The genomic window CCTTTATAAAGAAGGGATTCAATGTAAAGGATGAAATTGGTCAGCCGCTCCTGGGTTTTGGGAAGAACCGAGAGGGTGACATCCACCAGATAGGTGGTCTCCAGGTCCGGGTCAAGGACCATATTCGACGTGTCGCCGACCCGCTTGATCAGGGCAAGGACGGGTTGAATCACGGTTTCATGCCAGCCGTCATTTTGAACCGTGTTATCAAATTTTTTCCAGGTCGCATTCAGCTCCTGCCAATTCTTGTAAATACGGGTGTAATGGGATTCCGTCATGTTGGCGGATTTGAGCCACCCTTCGCTGATTTTGAGAAGCCCTTCCTGTTCTCTGGCCACCTTGATAAGTTCCGTGAAAGCGCTGTCTACGGCCTTGCCGTTTGTGACGATCTTCTGTTCCAGATCCTTGTTGCCTTCCAGATAGAGACGGACCAGGAGCTGATGCTCCGAAATGAGCTCTGCAATTTTTTGCAGTGGCTCTACCACCTTAAGGCCCTGCATCTCCTGCCGGGAAAATTTGATATTGTGGTTAAAACCGGCGACCATGAAATAGAGAAGGACGAGGATGGGCACGGCAAAGACGAGGCTGCTGATCAGAATTTTATGCGAAATCCTGAGACCTCTTAAATATTTTCTCATATAGACCCGTGACTCAGCTTGAACCGTGACACTTCGGCGCGGAGGACCTGAACTGCAGAGTTCAACTGCTCAGTGACCTCCTTGAATTCCGAAAGTGATTCCTTGGTGTGCTCCGCCATAGCGGAAAGCTGGGTCATTGCCTCGCTGATCTGCTGTGCCCCCTCGACCTGATAGTGCATGGTGGCGGTCACATTCTCGAATTGGGGACTGATCGCCTTTACCTGGTCGATGATCTTGCCGAGCTGATCGCTTATGCTCGAAGTTTCTTCTACCCCCCGGCGTACACCCTCCGCGAACTTGTCCATCTCCATAACGCCCGATGTAACGGACGACTGCATCTCCCTGACCATATATTCGATGTCTTTCGTTGCAATGGCGGTTTGGTCGGAAAGATGGGTAATCTCCCTCGCCACCACTGAGAAGCCTTTCCCGTATTCTCCGGCTTTCTCTGCCTCGATGGCTGCGTTCAGGGAAAGGAGGTTCGTCTGGTCCGAAATCTTGTTGATTGTCGTCACGATGCCGGAGATCTTGTTTGCCTTGTCGTTTATCACTCCCAGTTTTGTGGAGATATATCCGGTGGCCTGAATGAAATCACGCATGGATAGCTCCATGCGCCTCAGCTTTTCCCGGCCCGATTCTGCGGTGGAAGCGCTTTCGGCCACTGCATCGCCCACGCCCTCCATCGTCTTTGCGAGGGATTCCGAAGTATTCGATATCTCTTTCGTGGTCGCGGTGACCTCCTTGATCGAAGCGGCCTGCTGCCCCACCGTAGCCTCAAGCTCCCTGGCGGAAGCGGCTATCTCCGTGGTGGATGAAGTAACCTGCATACCCGAAAGCTGCACTTTCCCGATGAGCGAATCGAGGCTCGACCGCATGTTGTGAAGGGCCCTCAATAGTTGGCTTGTTTCATTCGTGCCTTGCCCGTAATCTTCCTCTCTCGGCCCTTCCGTTTCCAGTCTGAGATCTCCCTCGGACATCCTCTTAAGCCTTTCCCGAACGGCGGCGAGAGGTGTGGTAATGCTCCTCGCGACGAGGGCGGAGACTGCGACGATCGCGCAAAAGACCAGAAGCACCAGGAGCGCCTCCCTTAACGCCTTATTCCACAGGGCGGTATCGATATCGTAGGTATAGATGCCCGAGCCGATCACCCAGCCCCAGGGCTCGAAACCTTTGACGTATGCTACTTTGGGGGCTAAGACCTCCGAATTGGGTTTCTTCCATACATAAGGGACAAAACCTGCTTTCTGAGATTTTACCTTGTCGACGAAGGCGATGACTATGGCCTTTACGTCACCGGGGAGATTGGTTGCATCTTTTCCTTCCAGCTCAAAAAAGGGGTGGGAGAGCATGGTGTGGTTCATATCGTTGATCCAGAAATACTCATTTCCGTCATAACGTAAAGACCTCACCACGGACCTGGCCCGAAGCTTCGCCTCCTCTTCGGTCAGCTTTCCCAGCTTCGCTTCGTTGTAATAATATTGGACCATATCATACGCGGTTTCGACGACGCTCTTGGTTCTCATCTTCTTTTCTTCGAAGAGATCGTTCTTGAGGGAACCGAGAAATATCGCTTCGGTCAGGACCAGCCCCACGAGCGATATGCCCACGATGATCCAGAGCTTCTGTTTTATCTTCAGTTTTCCGGCGAGACCGCTCATATTTTACCCCCTCATGAATCGTGACTATATTAACACAAATATTCAAAAAACTGTCAATCCTTATAGGAATGGGGGGTTTACGAAAGAGTACCGGCAGGCATGCGTTCAGGTCCGGCCGGGGGCCTAGACATCGAGGACCACGGTTGCCTTCCATCCTTCATCGGTTTTTGTAATTTCAAACATATGAAGGGTAACCGCCTTCACATCGACTTTGAAGGCATGTTTTTCGGGGTCCATACGTTCCCCTGACAGGACGGCCTCAAGAACGAGAGGGCCTTCTTTATCGAAGATGGTGATGTGACGGGGGCGCAGCAAAAGCTGCTCCGAGTCTTTGAAAAAAATAAATTCTTCAAGAAAATCGAGAAGGAGAAGATCGAGTGTATCGTTGGTAAGGCGCACGTTCCGTACCTCGCCCTCCCCAATTGTCCCCAGGTCGTCGACCATTACGCTCATCACCGCATCCGCGGCGGCGGCGAACAAGGCTTCGCGCGTTTCCCCCGTGGCTTCAAATGCCGTATCGGCAATGGCTATGTCGGGAAGATTCCGGTACGGCACGTCACCTACCCCTTGATGTTTCCTATCGGCATCAATCGCACTACCCTGCTGCTGAGACCGGCGAGCTCGGTAGCCTCTGCGACCTCATCGATGTCCTTATAGGCCCCACCCGCTTCTTCCGCCAGACCCGCCATAGAGCTCGAGCGGACATAGATTCCCCGTTCCTCCATGGCTCTCTGGAGAGTCCTCCCCTGGACCAACTTCTTTGCCTGATGCCTGCTCATCCTTCTCCCGCTGCCGTGGGCGGTCGAATAAAAGGCCTCATTGCCTGAGATCATGCCTGCAAGGAGGTAAGAGCCCGTCTCCATGCTCCCACCAATGATCACGGGCTGACCCGTCTGCCGGTACTTCTCGGGGATCCCTTCCATTCCCGGCCCGAAGGCTCTCGTGGAGCCTTTTCTGTGCACCACCACATCGCGCTGCCTTCCGTTTACCAGATGGCGCTCCATTTTGGCCGTATTGTGAGCCACGTCGTATACCATGTGCATTCCCAAATCACGCGGGTCGCGGTCAAACACTTCCGAAAATACCTCCCGCACCCGGTGGAGAATCATCTGCCGGTTCGCATAGGCCATGTTCGCCGCGCATTTCGTCGCGGCAAAATAATCCTGCCCTTCCGGGGAAAGGAACGGGGCTGAAGCCAGCTCCCGGTCCCTTAGATGGATACCATATTTCTTTTCAGCCACACTGAGAAATATTTTGAGATAATCGGAGGCAACCTGATGACCGAATCCACGGCTCCCGCAGTGGAACATAAGGACCACCTGGTTCGGGATGGTAAACCCCATGAGGCGCGCCTTCTCCGGGTCGAATATATTTTCAGGTTTCGCCACCTGGATCTCGCAGTAATGGTTGCCTGAACCGAGAGTGCCCAACTGGTCGGTCCCCCGTTCCACCGCCCTGTCGCTTATCTTTGCGGGGTCCGCGCCTTTGAGGCAGCCGTTCTCTTCAGTCATCTCCAGATCCTCGGGCCAGGCGCAGCCCCTTTTGTAACACCACTGGGCGCCGGAACTCAGGATTTCATCAAATTCTTTCCGCGAGAGTTTGACGAACCCCTTGCTGCCCACTCCCGCAGGCACTTTGTGGAATAGCCTGTCTACCAGTGTCTTGAGGCGGGGCTTGACCTCGTCGAATGTGAGGTTCGTACGGACAAGCCTCATTCCGCAGTTTATATCGAATCCGATTCCCCCCGGTGAGATTACGCCTTTTTCAGGATCAAAAGCAGCCACGCCGCCTATGGGAAAACCGTATCCCCAGTGTCCATCGGGCATACAGCAGGCATGTCCGATAATCCCGGGGAGACAGGCAACATTCGTGATTTGGTCGAAGACCCCGTCGTCCATGGCATTAATGATCTGCTCGGTGCCATAAATACGTGCGGGCACATGCATACCGGGCTTATATGTAACGGGGATCTCCCAGAGAGTGGGGGAGCGTCTTGTAAGAACTTCCGGCCTTGCCATTTCCTTTACCTTAGGGAAAGGTTTAATCATCCTCCTGGATTTTGGCAATCGGGGAAATGTGGGACCCAAAAGACGAATGACGTGATTTTCCTGAAAAATGAAATCTAACCTGCGGCGAGGGCTGAATCTTATCCTTCGCGCCATTCCCCGACGAAAACCATCCCTTCCGCCACCTCTGATGCCTTTTCTCTATCGAAAAGGTATTCCACGAGGGTAAGAGAAAATTCCACCGCCACACCCGCACCGCGGCCGGTAATCACATTTCCGTCGACTGCCACCGCACCTGAAATAACCTCGGCATTCGTGATGAGATGTCTGAATTCGGGATGACAGGCGACGCGACGGCCGTCAATAAGACCGTGATGATGGAGCACTATGGCAGGGGCAGCACAGAGGGCGCCATAGAGTTTTTCCTCCTCGGCCTGTTGCTTCAAAAGGTGAATTACCGCCTTCGAGTCACGAAGATGCTCTGAACCGGGCATCCCGCCGGGAAGTACCACGAGGTCATAGGCATCATTGACGCATTCCGCGACCAGACGGTCGGCCATCAATTTTACGCCCCTGGAGCCGACTATCTGAAGTCCGCTCACGGATGCGACCGTTACCTGCGCCCCTGCCCTCCTCAGCACATCGATGATGCAGACCGCTTCCAGTTCTTCACTGCCGTCGGCTATAGGTACTATAACGGCCCTATCCAATGGTACCTCCTCATGCCTGCCGCCTCTTCCCTTTCATCGAAATGGGGAGGAAAGCTGTCAACCGGAGAAGTTCGCCTTCACCCATCCCGAATTAAGAGCCACATGCGCTGCCCCCAGCAGCGCCGTCATAATACCGCCTGCAACATGTACCACTTCAAAAGCCTCCGTTCCTATGTATCCTCCGAATACTGCGGTGATCACCTGATTGAGAAGGGTGAAAAAGAGCACACCATTTACGATTTTCAAC from Syntrophorhabdaceae bacterium includes these protein-coding regions:
- a CDS encoding RtcB family protein, which codes for MIKPFPKVKEMARPEVLTRRSPTLWEIPVTYKPGMHVPARIYGTEQIINAMDDGVFDQITNVACLPGIIGHACCMPDGHWGYGFPIGGVAAFDPEKGVISPGGIGFDINCGMRLVRTNLTFDEVKPRLKTLVDRLFHKVPAGVGSKGFVKLSRKEFDEILSSGAQWCYKRGCAWPEDLEMTEENGCLKGADPAKISDRAVERGTDQLGTLGSGNHYCEIQVAKPENIFDPEKARLMGFTIPNQVVLMFHCGSRGFGHQVASDYLKIFLSVAEKKYGIHLRDRELASAPFLSPEGQDYFAATKCAANMAYANRQMILHRVREVFSEVFDRDPRDLGMHMVYDVAHNTAKMERHLVNGRQRDVVVHRKGSTRAFGPGMEGIPEKYRQTGQPVIIGGSMETGSYLLAGMISGNEAFYSTAHGSGRRMSRHQAKKLVQGRTLQRAMEERGIYVRSSSMAGLAEEAGGAYKDIDEVAEATELAGLSSRVVRLMPIGNIKG
- a CDS encoding DJ-1 family glyoxalase III; amino-acid sequence: MDRAVIVPIADGSEELEAVCIIDVLRRAGAQVTVASVSGLQIVGSRGVKLMADRLVAECVNDAYDLVVLPGGMPGSEHLRDSKAVIHLLKQQAEEEKLYGALCAAPAIVLHHHGLIDGRRVACHPEFRHLITNAEVISGAVAVDGNVITGRGAGVAVEFSLTLVEYLFDREKASEVAEGMVFVGEWREG
- a CDS encoding archease; the encoded protein is MPYRNLPDIAIADTAFEATGETREALFAAAADAVMSVMVDDLGTIGEGEVRNVRLTNDTLDLLLLDFLEEFIFFKDSEQLLLRPRHITIFDKEGPLVLEAVLSGERMDPEKHAFKVDVKAVTLHMFEITKTDEGWKATVVLDV
- a CDS encoding methyl-accepting chemotaxis protein, with the protein product MSGLAGKLKIKQKLWIIVGISLVGLVLTEAIFLGSLKNDLFEEKKMRTKSVVETAYDMVQYYYNEAKLGKLTEEEAKLRARSVVRSLRYDGNEYFWINDMNHTMLSHPFFELEGKDATNLPGDVKAIVIAFVDKVKSQKAGFVPYVWKKPNSEVLAPKVAYVKGFEPWGWVIGSGIYTYDIDTALWNKALREALLVLLVFCAIVAVSALVARSITTPLAAVRERLKRMSEGDLRLETEGPREEDYGQGTNETSQLLRALHNMRSSLDSLIGKVQLSGMQVTSSTTEIAASARELEATVGQQAASIKEVTATTKEISNTSESLAKTMEGVGDAVAESASTAESGREKLRRMELSMRDFIQATGYISTKLGVINDKANKISGIVTTINKISDQTNLLSLNAAIEAEKAGEYGKGFSVVAREITHLSDQTAIATKDIEYMVREMQSSVTSGVMEMDKFAEGVRRGVEETSSISDQLGKIIDQVKAISPQFENVTATMHYQVEGAQQISEAMTQLSAMAEHTKESLSEFKEVTEQLNSAVQVLRAEVSRFKLSHGSI